One Fusarium falciforme chromosome 1, complete sequence genomic window carries:
- a CDS encoding Phospho-2-dehydro-3-deoxyheptonate aldolase, giving the protein MSQFFIQNKNVGNQAESEDWRIRGYNPLTPPDLLQHEIPQTAESKKTVLEGRNETVAVVNGTDEKQRLLVVIGPCSIHDPEAALAYCDLLLKEKEKHKDELLIVMRSYLEKPRTTVGWKGLINDPDIDGSFKINKGLRVSRQLFVDLTSKGMPIASEMLDTISPQFLADLLSVGAIGARTTESQLHRELASGLSFPVGFKNGTDGSLNVAIDAIGAAEHPHHFLSVTKPGVVAIVGTEGNHDCFVILRGGSKGTNYDAESIAAAKEALAKKGVRQRLMVDCSHGNSLKNHKNQPKVAADIASQISKGEDAIMGVMIESNVNEGNQKVPAEGKSGLKYGVSITDACINWEDTVTTLETLAQAVKDRRKLAGVNGA; this is encoded by the exons ATGTCT CAGTTCTTCATCCAGAACAAGAATGTCGGCAACCAAGCCGAGTCTGAGGATTGGAGAA TCCGCGGCTACAACCCTCTGACTCCCCCCGATCTGCTCCAGCACGAGATCCCCCAGACCGCCGAGTCCAAGAAGACAGTGCTCGAGGGCCGCAACGAGACTGTCGCCGTCGTCAATGGCACCGACGAGAAGCAGCGCctgctcgtcgtcatcggacCCTGCTCCATCCACGACCCCGAGGCCGCTCTCGCCTACTgcgacctcctcctcaaggagaaggagaagcacaAGGATGaactcctcatcgtcatgcGATCCTACCTCGAGAAGCCCCGCACCACCGTTGGCTGGAAGGGTCTGATCAACGACCCCGACATTGACGGTAgcttcaagatcaacaagggCCTGCGAGTCTCGCGACAGCTCTTTGTCGACCTCACCTCCAAGGGCATGCCCATTGCCAGCGAGATGCTGGATACTATCTCTCCTCAGTTCCTTGCCGATCTGCTGTCAGTCGGCGCCATTGGCGCCCGTACCACTGAGAGCCAGCTTCACCGTGAGCTTGCCAGTGGTCTCAGTTTCCCCGTCGGCTTCAAGAACGGCACTGATGGCTCATTGAATGTGGCCATTGATGCCATTGGCGCCGCCGAGCACCCCCATCACTTCCTTTCCGTCACCAAGCCTGGTGTCGTCGCCATTGTCGGCACTGAGGGCAACCATGACTGCTTCGTAATCCTCCGAGGTGGTTCCAAGGGCACAAACTACGACGCCGAGAGCATCGCTGCTGCCAAGGAGgccctggccaagaagggtGTGCGACAGCGACTTATGGTCGACTGCAGCCACGGCAACTCTCTCAAGAACCACAAGAACCAGCCTAAGGTGGCCGCCGATATCGCCAGCCAGATCTCCAAGGGTGAGGACGCCATCATGGGTGTCATGATTGAGAGCAACGTCAACGAGG GCAACCAAAAAGTTCCTGCCGAGGGCAAGTCTGGTCTCAAGTACGGCGTGAGCATCACGGATGCCTGCATCAACTGGGAGGACACAGTCACAACGCTAGAGACTCTGGCACAGGCTGTCAAGGACCGCCGTAAGCTCGCCGGCGTCAACGGCGCCTAA
- a CDS encoding Peptidylprolyl isomerase — MAADDDDNRSQKRSHSEFRDDASDSSSDDDMGPQLPSEAPKKKRRVLPHEKLYVAALPKSTRYSKSLMHKEQILFATWTPLTEFLITSSVDGVVKFWKKIAQGIEFVKEFKAHNGEIVSVSVSKDGRSFATAGADETIKIFDVITFDLLSMISLNYTPNCVCWVHSKGASLPLLAVSEQAKPLIHIYDGRGEKEEAIHTIKGLHRKPVHLMTFNEQYDCVVSADEGGMLEYWRPSGNYEKPEGVFEYKSSTNLFDFKKAKSVPSCLSISPNGKYLATFSLPDRKIRIFDFATAKLHREYDESLQAIEEMHRAGTGANKLDNVEFGRRTAHERDIESQTLKYKSNVIFDESGNFIIYGSMLGIKVLNTYTNQVVKVYGKEENFRAVNLAIYQGQPQKKGVTTVEMGASSNPLLQESETRDPILVATGVGKVRFYMFNNEEDVSKSTRDVQNERPTMLGQKKDSQVKKAETGTGAVIHTTYGDIHIRLFPDAAPKTVENFVTHCKSGYYNSTIFHRVIRKFMIQGGDPLGDGTGGESIWGREFEDEFSSLKHDKPYTVSMANAGPNTNASQFFITTEKTPWLDGKHTIFGRATQGFDVIHKIENVRTHKEKPEEDIKVLNIDII; from the exons ATGGCAGcggacgatgacgacaatCGCTCCCAGAAGCGCAGTCACTCCGAATTCCGCGACGATGCATCAG ACAGCTCCTCCGACGATGACATGGGCCCTCAGCTGCCCTCGGAAgcgccaaagaagaagcgaCGAGTCCTCCCTCACGAAAAGCTCTACGTCGCCGCCCTGCCCAAGTCTACGCGATACTCAAAGTCCCTGATGCACAAGGAGCAGATCCTCTTTGCGACATGGACGCCCCTGACCGAGTTCCTCATCACATCTTCTGTGGACGGCGTCGTCAAGTTTTGGAAGAAGATCGCCCAGGGTATCGAGTTCGTCAAGGAGTTCAAGGCGCACAATGGCGAGATCGTGTCGGTTTCCGTGAGCAAGGATGGACGGAGCTTTGCGACTGCTGGCGCCGACGAGACGATCAAGATCTTTGATGTGATCACTTTTGACCTCCTGTCCATGATTTCACTCAACTACACACCAAACTGTGTCTGCTGGGTTCACTCCAAGGGCGCCTCGTTGCCACTGCTTGCTGTTTCCGAGCAAGCGAAGCCCCTGATACACATTTACgacggaagaggagaaaaggAGGAGGCCATTCACACCATCAAGGGCTTGCACAGGAAGCCGGTCCATCTGATGACGTTCAATGAGCAATACGACTGCGTCGTTTCCGCCGACGAGGGTGGAATGCTGGAGTACTGGCGACCGAGTGGCAACTATGAGAAGCCCGAAGGGGTCTTTGAGTACAAGAGCTCGACCAACCTGTTTGATTTCAAAAAGGCAAAGTCCGTACCTTCATGTCTCTCTATATCCCCCAACGGCAAATATCTCGCAACATTTTCCTTGCCGGACCGAAAAATTCGCATCTTCGACTTCGCGACGGCCAAGCTGCACCGAGAGTACGACGAATCCCTtcaggccatcgaggagatGCACCGAGCGGGTACTGGGGCAAACAAGCTGGATAACGTCGAGTTTGGCCGAAGAACCGCCCATGAGAGGGACATTGAGTCGCAAACGCTCAAGTACAAGTCCAATGTCATCTTTGACGAGTCGGGCAACTTTATCATCTATGGTTCGATGCTGGGGATCAAGGTTCTCAACACATATACCAACCAAGTGGTCAAGGTGTACGGAAAGGAGGAAAACTTCCGTGCTGTTAACCTAGCCATCTACCAAGGTCAACCTCAGAAGAAGGGGGTTACAACTGTGGAGATGGGTGCTTCCAGCAACCCACTACTCCAGGAGTCTGAGACCCGAGATCCAATCCTGGTGGCGACGGGTGTTGGCAAGGTCCGATTCTATATGTTCAACAACGAAGAAGATGTTTCCAAGTCAACGCGAGACGTTCAGAACGAGCGACCCACGATGCTGGGCCAGAAGAAGGACTCACAGGTGAAAAAGGCCGAGACGGGCACAGGAGCTGTGATCCATACCACGTACGGAGACATTCACATCCGGCTGTTCCCCGACGCAGCACCAAAGACGGTCGAAAACTTTGTCACACATTGCAAGAGCGGCTACTACAACAGCACCATCTTCCACCGTGTCATCCGCAAGTTCATGATCCAGGGCGGAGACCCTTTGGGTGACGGAACAGGAGGCGAGAGTATCTGGGGACGCGAGTTTGAGGACGAGTTTAGCAGCTTGAAGCACGACAAGCCGTACACGGTGAGCATGGCCAATGCAGGCCCCAACACGAACGCCAGTCAGTTCTTTATTACGACAGAAAAGACT CCCTGGCTGGACGGCAAGCATACCATCTTTGGTCGCGCAACACAAGGATTTGATGTTATCCACAAGATTGAGAATGTGCGGACACACAAGGAGAAGCCGGAGGAGGATATCAAGGTCCTCAACATTGATATTATATAG
- a CDS encoding Nuclear architecture-related protein 1 → MSAILSADDLNDFISPGVACIKPIETLPAAPPPQSQSLETEVILDGQQPAANPNAPAQISLTDCLACSGCVTSAEAVLVSLQSHAEVLTTLDAAPALRVVTDDSGRFRVEGLENENAKLFVASVSPQTRANLAAACGGSVSEKDVGHMLSNLLRGPDGIANGGQWKNGFTWVVDTNVAREATLVLGAEEVLNSARAGMATPAKPILASSCPGWVCYAEKTHPHVLPHLSKVKSPQALMGTILKTTLSRTLDIAPSRIWHLAVMPCFDKKLEASREELTEEVWAGGESRGRGVRDVDCVITSKEILMLAESRGLNFFDVPKTAPPSPTLTPFPDPKIHDFLFPRRRSRNLPREAGTSGGLLHHILQSRAAQTPGAEIVHTRGRNVDVAEYSVVVNGEPVFRAARYYGFRNIQNLVRRLKPARPSRMPGGKPFGSARKPAGKAASLEHSYVEVMACPGGCTNGGGQIKVDDPVVMERRNYSGKPGPQEQKDWLAEVDEAYFSGEEAGIEVGEETFEHVVGGISHSYINDTLAHWAEITGIGLDRLAFTSYREVISDVGKDTATDTERVVQLAGKIGGGW, encoded by the coding sequence ATGAGTGCCATTCTCTCCGCCGACGACCTCAACGACTTCATCTCCCCCGGTGTCGCGTGCATCAAACCCATCGAGACCCTCCCCGCCGCCCCGCCCCCGCAATCGCAGTCCCTCGAGACTgaggtcatcctcgacgGCCAGCAACCCGCGGCCAATCCCAATGCCCCCGCCCAGATCTCTCTCACAGATTGCCTTGCATGCTCTGGCTGCGTAACATCCGCCGAGGCTGTGCTCGTGAGTCTTCAGAGCCATGCCGAGGTCCTCACCACACTTGATGCGGCACCGGCCTTGAGGGTCGTCACCGACGATAGTGGCCGGTTCAGGGTCGAGGGCTTGGAGAATGAGAACGCGAAGCTCTTTGTGGCTAGTGTGAGCCCTCAAACAAGGGCCAACCTTGCCGCAGCCTGCGGTGGGAGCGTCTCAGAGAAGGATGTCGGGCACATGCTGAGCAATCTGTTGCGTGGGCCGGACGGTATTGCCAACGGCGGGCAATGGAAGAACGGCTTCACATGGGTGGTCGACACCAATGTCGCGAGGGAGGCTACCCTTGTGCTCGGTGCTGAAGAAGTCCTCAACTCGGCGCGGGCTGGCATGGCCACACCTGCGAAACCCATCCTGGCATCCTCATGCCCCGGCTGGGTTTGCTATGCCGAGAAAACACACCCTCATGTCCTCCCACATCTCTCGAAGGTCAAGTCACCGCAGGCTTTGATGGGCACCATTCTCAAGACAACCCTAAGCCGAACACTCGATATCGCCCCCAGCCGCATCTGGCACCTGGCCGTTATGCCATGCTTTGATAAGAAACTTGAAGCCAGTCGGGAAGAGTTGACGGAGGAGGTCTGGGCAGGAGGCGAATCTCGTGGTCGAGGAGTTCGGGATGTTGACTGCGTCATCACGAGCAAGGAGATTCTCATGCTTGCAGAGTCAAGGGGACTCAATTTCTTCGATGTACCCAAGACGGCACCACCCAGCCCGACTCTGACGCCGTTCCCCGATCCCAAAATCCACGACTTCCTCTTCCCGCGTCGACGGTCCAGAAATCTACCTCGCGAGGCGGGTACTTCAGGAGGCTTGTTGCACCACATCCTTCAAAGCCGAGCAGCGCAAACACCAGGCGCAGAGATTGTTCACACCCGTGGTCGCAATGTTGATGTTGCCGAGTACTCTGTGGTTGTGAATGGCGAGCCAGTTTTCCGTGCCGCCAGATATTATGGCTTCAGGAATATTCAGAACCTCGTTAGGCGCCTGAAACCAGCCAGACCGTCCCGAATGCCTGGCGGAAAGCCCTTTGGAAGCGCTCGCAAGCCGGCAGGAAAGGCGGCATCCCTCGAGCACAGCTATGTCGAGGTCATGGCATGCCCCGGAGGCTGTACCAACGGTGGCGGTCAAATCAAGGTTGACGACCCCGTCGTCATGGAGCGAAGGAATTATTCCGGAAAGCCAGGTCCGCAGGAGCAAAAGGACTGGCTAGCAGAAGTTGACGAGGCCTACTTCTCGGGAGAAGAGGCCGGCATCGAGGTTGGCGAGGAAACATTCGAGCATGTCGTTGGCGGCATCTCCCACTCATACATAAATGATACCCTGGCGCATTGGGCGGAGATCACAGGCATAGGACTTGATAGACTGGCATTCACGAGCTATCGTGAGGTGATTAGCGACGTTGGTAAAGACACAGCCACAGATACCGAGAGGGTGGTACAGCTGGCGGGAAAGATTGGAGGCGGATGGTAA